The Colletotrichum destructivum chromosome 7, complete sequence genome contains the following window.
TAGGAAAGGATGAGTTGCGACTTGCCGAAGACGGAGCAGCATTACCAAGTAGCATTGAACTTGAATGTCAGTAATGCCGACTTTCATGTCAAGGTTAAGCTTTTGTCTGAAGCATCTCTCCATCATTCTGTTCTCGGTCAGAAGACTGAAATAGCCTGATTACTTTTTCTTGGATATCCTTACCGAAATATCACCATTTCCTCGGCTGACAGCGTGAGATACTGATGCGAAGGGTGAGGAGCCGGCAGATCTAAAATTGGCTGGCCAAGAAAGAAGTCGCCTTGAGTTCTTAAACAACATTAGCTCCCTCACTGTCTAGGTCAAGAATCCGCGACGTTACCTTCTGTACATGACTTCGTCCATGAGTCTGGCATAATTACTTTCGGCATTTTGCTTTCGGAGTCAGCAATTTCCACTTCATAAAGACGAACAGCAACCTTACGCTGGCTCGATACTCTCGATGATAATCGTCAAAGTCGTTCGTTGCAGAGCATCTGATGAACTTCAAATAAGAGTAAATCTCTGCAAGATTTTAGCAAAAGCCAGCAGAAGCATCAGGCTGTCAAACTAACCATCGGGGGAGTTGATGAGTGGCGTTCCACTCACAGCCCAACGATACTTGGCCTGGAGCTCATAAGCCGCAAAAGCCGCTTTGGTTTCATGGTCAGAAGGCCCAATCAAACAGAAGTAAAGGACACTCACAATGAGTCTTGTGGTTCTTGATGCAatgggcctcgtcgagaacaACTCTGTACCAATCAATGCGGTGAAGCTCGCCGGATTCCTCTTCCAACCACTCTCGATATTTTTCCGGATCCGTAAGCTGCTTCTGCTTTGCCTCTCTTGCCTTGGCTGTAGGAGAACTATGTCTGAGTTGGTGGTAACTCGCAAAACTTGTAATCAGTCAGCCTCATCAACTCAACAAGTCTCCCGTGATGGACCCACGGGACTTACACAATGTTGAAGGAAGCCAGGAGGTCAATATCCATCTTGTTGCCAGCCTTGAAGTGCACAATGTTCTTTGCAAATGTCTTGTTGCAGTGCTTTTTGACCTCGGACATCCATTGCCTAATCATTTGCCCTGACGGACAAATAACTAGTGTTGCTCCCTTACCAGTTTCCTTAAGGCTCTCCGGAGCTTGGTTGCCCACAATGCAGGAAAGTGCCTCAATCGTCTTCCCAAGACCCATTGCATCGGCCAGAATACCTCCTTTCGGCAGAAGTCGCAGTTCCTTCAGCTCTCGGCCTAGCATCCAAGCACCGACAACAAGCTGGTGATGCAGCATCGGGCTGTTCAGACCTCTGACTTCCCATCCGCCGTTCTTGCATCGAACGGCGCGATGGCCCCAAGATTTTGTAGCCTCTTGAAGCTCACTCTTTTGCTCGTTCAAAACCTTTGGATGGAAGTAATCAGGTGCGGCTTCTCTCATTTGCTTCAATTGATCTTTTCTTTTAGTTGCTGTGATCCTTGGCGCGGGGGGCAGGTCACCCCGCTCTACCCGCTCCTGGATGGCATCGCGCGTCTGAAGCAGCGCGTCGATCTGTCGTTCATTCTCTTCTTCGTAAGAGTCACTTTCGGTGCTTTTTGAAGTCTTCGTTTTCTGGGTCTTGCGCAAACTGCTGTTGCTGTAAGTTCCCTTACGCTTAAGGCCTCTGGCCTCCCTTTCTCGATCATTCTCTTCTCTCCGTGCCCAATACTCTGCGGCTGTCTTTACGGGAGGCTTTCTCTTCTGTTTCGGTTTCTTCTCGTTTGCATGACCAGATGCTGGTTGATGATTGTCGGAATCAGGCAAGACGTTGCTGGTGAATGTCGTTGCGTTGCCGTTAGTGTGGGCCAAACTTCGCGCTTGACCGAGCTGAGTGTTGGCGGATAGCATTTCGGAAAGCTCTGCCTTGCTCATACCACCATGTACTGCTTTCAACTGGAGCTCACGACTTCTTGCCTCAAGTGCTTCTATGTCGAACTGGCTGCTCACAGCAGGAAGAATGGGATTGACATGGTCCACGGGCTCCTTCTTGATTGCGGGCTCGGTCTTGATTACGGGCTCCTTCTCAGGCACGTCAGTAAGATCGATGATGAACCGCTGGGGAAGAGACCAATGCTTCTGAGCTTCAGGAGAGGCATCCGCCTTTTGGATGACCATGAGGTCGTCATCAGAACCGGGTTCGGTCTTGACGTTTGTGATGTTGTTCGCAGACAGATAAACATCgacctgctcttcttctgcgACGAAAAGCTCGCGCGACTCGGCAGGCAGAGATGGGCGAGTAGCGGGTTCGGTGTTGTCTGGCCCATGATCGCTGCGCATCTGGTTGATCGTGTTTTCGACCGACTCATCGAACAGATCGGGCACTTGAGCCTGGTCGTGATTTGCTCTTCTCCGGGCTGTCAAGCCCCGCGACTCATCGCCATCTGACTCATCGTCCTCCACAGGAAAGGAAGGTCCGTTTGGCCGGCGAACAGGCTTCTCTTGAGCATCGGCACCCGGAGACAATGACATGGTGAGCGGTGGGTATGTCGACAGAGAGATCAGTCTTGTGAGACAATGCTCGGGTGTTGCTAAGTAGTCGCTTGAAGTGATGAGGTCAGTGATGAATCTCTATCAGTGGATGTTAGAGAGgtggaggggaagaggaagagagtAATTGATTTAGCTGGAATTGGAAGAAAACGGCTTGTGAGGGAACTGGACAGGAGTTGACGAGAAAACGGGGCGGCCGGGTGTGAGAGACTAGCTATgaggaggaaagaaaaactAACGGGAAAGAAGGAGCAGGAGGTATCGGAAGAAGCTGCCAAAAGGCAGGAAGATGAAGCCTTACAGATAAGAAAACCTGTGAAGGACAAAATCAGCGACGAGTAAGAGTTGAGAAAAGGCAATGGTGGTAGATGACGGAGGTTGATGAAATGGTGAGTAACGGAGGAGACAAGGGTGAGGGCAGAAAGAGTGCGAAGAGAAAGCTATGAGAAAGTATGAGAATGAGGCGTAGGATTAGGCCGTTGTGTCCAGTGGATGAGTGCTCTCAGttgcgagagagagagagagagagagagacagatTTCGTTTTGTTTGAAAAGAACGAAGAGATGAGTGAGATCTCAGGCAACGTGTTTTGTCTGCAGCTCGGTCTTCAGAAGGTAAGTGCAGACAGAGTAGGTAGACGTAAAAAGCTAGGATGTGGACGcgaagaaggaaggaaactGCATTGCAAATTGATTCGTGCCTTCCGTATCAAAATTCAGGTGGATGTGAGAAAAAGGCGGCAGAAGAGCCTTTGGGTCGAATTAGTTGGTTCGTGATGAGTTGCCTCACAGCAGATGATGGGAGTCTCTTTGGATGAGAACAACTCAAaatgaggaagaagagaacgTCACATTAAGAAAAGCCACAAACTCGAGGTTAACGCAAGAAGTTGACAGTTGAAAAGACTAATGTCCAAAACAATCGCTGGTCTATTTGGCTACATGCTgagaaaaacaaaacaaacaaGGACGCCTCATTCTCGGAGGAAACGCAGGAAACCACGGGCAATGTTGACGCCGTCATGCTCGATATTCGCGCGGTTGATGGCGTCGGTAAAGGTCTCGTCGTCAAAGATGCCCGCCTTGTGGCGGACGTTGAGGATCTCGCTGACGATGGGTCCCGTGAACTCCGGGTGGCCCTGGACTGTGATGAACTTCTTGGGCGAGTAGAAGCCCTGGACGGGGCACAGCTCCGTGTAGGCGAGGgactcggcgccgggcgggTTCGCCGTGACGACGTCCCGGTGCATTTGGTGGATGCGCTGGAGTGTCTACGTTAGCTCTTTGTGCGATTGCCGTAGGTTGACCAGGCAAAGGCGTCTTACCATCTTGTCCAGCTGGAAgatctccttgcccttgggcGTGAGCTTTACGTCGACTACGGCCACCTCCCAGCCCAGGTCGCTGCGcttgacctcgacgcccaACGCGCGGCCGACGATCTGGTGGCCGAAGCAGACGCCGATGACCCGTACGCGGCCGCTGTCGATGCATCGCTTGGTGAAGTCGACGAGCTTCAGAATCCACGGGTCGTTATCGAATGAGTTGTGCTTGCTGCCGGAAAtgaggatggcgtcgaccGAATCCAGGTCCGGGTAGACGGCGTCATCGCCCACGGCGTGGTACACCGAGAGGTCGACGATGCTGTCgagcggcgcgggcgggtcgtcggcgcgggcggcggtgcggaGGAGCGCTGTGAAGACGCCGCCGTAGCCGCCGTACTCGGCGTTGGTctgcggctgcggcgtgtcggcctcgaggattGCCAGGCGGATGCGGGGTGGTTGGGAGCCCATCTTGGAGTGCGATATCTGGTGCTGGTGTCTTTGTTGGTGTCGGTGTTGGTGTCGGGGTATATGGTGTGTGGTGTATGATGTACGATGAGTAAAGATGAGATCCGAGACTGAGACTGGTGAGATCTGAATATGTACAGCGAGAAGGATATGAACCGGAGCAAGATAGATATGACAAAGAATGAGTGAGAGAGGGCCTCGTGACAAGTGACAGGTGGTTGCCGGCGCCCCGACCGCGGTCCGCGATGGTGGGGGGCGCTCGCGGGTCGCGGTTGAGTCAGTTGCCCCGCGATTCAGGGCGCCGCCACTCACTGGCAGAGGGCCGATAGCGGGGTGGACTGAACCGCGATAAGAGACCGCGCCAACGATAAGAGGTGTGTTTTGTAAGAAACGGCCGATAAGCCGATAAGAAACCTCGGCCGATGCCATCTGTAAAGTCAATTGTACCCCGTACCACTCTGCCTGTCGTCTGTGCTTGTGCGACTCTCCGACGTCATCCCACCAAACACCTTCAGATTCCATCTAACCCCCGGCGCGCTTCGATACTGAGATACAGCAATCCCGGCGGCAACCCGCATGTGCCTAATGTCCTTGTCCATGCATTGTTAACCTACCAAAGCCCTTCCCCCAAGATATCCGCTCAAAACTCCCGATGCCCCCCAGGGTCTCCCTCGGCGCCTTTCTCGCCAACGCGAGATCGGCCCTGaccgcgcccgccgcccaaCGAGCAAGCCCCTTGACCCTCGTCATGGGCAACGAGTCCGCAGGTACGAGAGACGCCTCCAAAGCCTCGACTTGCGACGCAACCAACGGCGGGAAACGCTGACTCGctcccttcccttcttccccctttcTAAAGACCTCGATTCACTCTGCTCCGCCGTCGTTTACGCCTACCTGCGCACCCACGCCCCGCCGCATACGCTGCACATCCCCATCTCGAACCTCCCCCGCGATGACCTCAAGCTGCGGCCCGAGATgaccgccgccctggcccACGCCCGGCTGCGGCCGAGCGACCTCCTcaccctcgacgagctccccgccgacctcgccgccgaggacacACGGTGGGTGCTCGTCGACCACAACGCCCTCACCGGCGACCTCGCGACCAAGTACGCTggcagcgtcgtcggctgCGTCGACCACCACGCCGAAGAGGACAAGGTCCCTCAGGACACAGGAGACGAGCCGCGCGTTGTGGAGAAGTGTGGCAGCTGCTCGAGCCTGGTCGTGGAGTACTGCCGCCCGGCCTGGGAGGAagccctcgcccgccggcCCGGGGACGGCGGGGAAGACGCGGACACGGACGCGGACGTGGATGAGCACCTGGCCCGCCTCTCGCTGGCAGCCATCCTCATCGACACGACGAACCTCAAGTCCGCGGACAAGACCACCGACAgggacgtcgccgccgtctcgttCCTCGAAGGGCTTACCCCAGCGCCGCCCTATGCGCGAGACTCCCTGTTCGACGAGATATCCGCCGTTAAGGAGGACATATCCTTGCTCGGCTTCCGCGACGTGTTCCGCAAGGACTACAAGCAGTGGGAGGACCGCCGCCAGGTCATGggcatctcggccgtcgtgcGAAACCTCGAGtacctcctcctcgacaaggccggcggcgaccaggGCGCGCTGCTGGACGCGTTCAGGGGGTGGGCCGGGGAGAAGGGGCTAGACATCGGGGTCGTCATGACCACGGCGAACACCAACGGCCGCTTCGAGAGGGACCTGCTTCTGTGGGCGTTTaacgagggcgccgtcgagtcGTGCAAGGCCTTCTACGAGGGGTAcaaggaggagctgggcCTGGAAACgtggggcggcggccggttggacgaggcggccggggGAGAGTGGAGGATGGCCTGGAGACAGAGAAACCTGTCCTCCTCGCGCAAGCAGGTCGCGCCCATGCTGcgcgaggccatcaagggcTGCGGCACGCGGCTGTGAGCGCTGTCGAGAACGCAAACATCCAGAAGGACCTACCTGCCTGTCCATCTTCCACTTAGGCCAAGCTTGGGACTCCAGATACCGCTTGACGGCGTTTGGACGCAGGTCATCCAAGGATCCATGAATAAAAGATTGCACAACTGGGAAAAGTCTGCTTCAGATGATGGGATGCAAAATGAAATCTCTTGCTTTGGTTTTTTGTTTGTCCTTCCACCAGTCTCTCCGGACGATGGAAGAATACACTATGATACACGTGTTTatgcttgtttgtttgtttgtttgtttgtgtgGTGAGGTGGGAGGAGAAatcccgcccgccgcccatgTCAGGTCCAGTTCCCCCCAATTTTCTACTTTTTCAAACATCTATATTCATACACAGGACATCGTCTTGGAAACAGATAGTGTGAAAGAGAGAAGCAGCCTCGTGTAGAATCGTGTCCCCCAGGCGTGACCAAACATCTGctcttttttatttttcaAAGACACCGCCCCCGGAGTCATCAGAAAcgccttttttttctccctcttgACAGTGAGAAAAACAAATAAAAAGGACAAACGCCGTCGCAATATGCAATCCAGGAATTATCTGTGCAATGTAGCCCCTGCTCGCCAactcccctctctccctgcTTTTTTATCTCCACAGGCCTTTTTGCTATGTTTTGTTGCGGTTTTTCTCCTCAAGAGAGtgagaaaaggaaaagagatggagagagagaggggtaGAGAGACACGACCACACTTAGGAGAAGAAGTACTCGCTCTTCTTCAGCCTCTGGACATCGAAGTCGCCCTTCTCGGGGATGGCCGGGAAAGTCAGCGGGAGCCACACCTGGATGGCGCCGGCTTGTTTTTGCTTTGTTTTGGTCTGGCTGACGACGGTCCGTTCAAAGAATGAGACCTTTGCGTTCTCCGCCATTCTCTCCATCCACTTGGCTCCGGGCGAATCGTCCTtagcggcctcgtcctcggcctcagGCGCTTCCGCGGCGATCTGGTCATCGATGCCCTCCTCAGactcgccggcctcgtcctcggccaggtcTAGGCCTTCCTTGTCGGAGATGGAACCGAGTCCGAGACCCTCCATGTCTTCCGGCTCGGCGAGGGACTCGTTAGCCGACATCTCCTCAAAGATGCTGGCGGGCGTCACCATCTgcttgccctcggcgacctgctcCGGGTCGAGGGAACGGAGGAGCGTCTGTCTCTTGTACTCGGCGAGAAGTTCATCGCGAGTTGACATCTTGAACTTCTTGCGAAGCGCTgtgatcttcttctccacgGGTGTACCCTGGTTAATCTTGGCGAGGTAGATGGATCCGCGGTACCGGGCCTCAaactcggcggcgagacgcccgacgacgtcctcctcATGGATTCTAATAAAGGCGTCACGGAGGACACGGTTCATGGTGTTGACGTCGCAGGCGTGGGTCCAGAACGAGtcgtggacggcggcgaagtcgaggccgagctcatGACACTCGAGAGCAGATAGCAGCATGTGCGTCGCGTCGAGGGAATGGATAAAGTTGGGAGGGAAGGCCTGAAGCTGCTTCCTGCGGTGGACGGGGTCGGAGCGTTCGGGAATGATCAGGGACAGATCCTGAAGGGACGTCTTGATGCAACGGGTGCCGCTCTTGCGGTACGGCTGTGAGATGGGCATGCGGAGGGGCGTGGTCCAGACGATGGTCGCGCGGAACTGGGCAAGGatgtcgtccgtcgtcgtctttcTGTCACCGGCCTTGGCCgtggcggacgacgagggtaGGATGTTGTCGTTCTTGATTCGCTCCAACTGCTCGGCGGATAGGGCTCGGCAGACGCGACCGCCGATCTCGCCGAGCCAGTACTGGATGTCGTGGGCGCCGCGGAACATGGACGAAAGGGCTTTGAACACAAGCGTGGCGACGTAGGAGGAGGTGATGATGTTGTCAAAGCCAGACTCCTTGGGCAGGTCCGGGTACAGCGAATCAAGCTGCTTGCAAACTTGCTTCTTGGCGCCGGCAAAGGTGACGCCATAGACGTTGGTCATGACGGTCTGCTTGACAACCTTTCTGGTGATCTTGTCACGCAGGGCCACGGCGATTAC
Protein-coding sequences here:
- a CDS encoding Putative helicase, Zinc finger, RING-type, Zinc finger, RING/FYVE/PHD-type; its protein translation is MSLSPGADAQEKPVRRPNGPSFPVEDDESDGDESRGLTARRRANHDQAQVPDLFDESVENTINQMRSDHGPDNTEPATRPSLPAESRELFVAEEEQVDVYLSANNITNVKTEPGSDDDLMVIQKADASPEAQKHWSLPQRFIIDLTDVPEKEPVIKTEPAIKKEPVDHVNPILPAVSSQFDIEALEARSRELQLKAVHGGMSKAELSEMLSANTQLGQARSLAHTNGNATTFTSNVLPDSDNHQPASGHANEKKPKQKRKPPVKTAAEYWARREENDREREARGLKRKGTYSNSSLRKTQKTKTSKSTESDSYEEENERQIDALLQTRDAIQERVERGDLPPAPRITATKRKDQLKQMREAAPDYFHPKVLNEQKSELQEATKSWGHRAVRCKNGGWEVRGLNSPMLHHQLVVGAWMLGRELKELRLLPKGGILADAMGLGKTIEALSCIVGNQAPESLKETGKGATLVICPSGQMIRQWMSEVKKHCNKTFAKNIVHFKAGNKMDIDLLASFNIVFASYHQLRHSSPTAKAREAKQKQLTDPEKYREWLEEESGELHRIDWYRVVLDEAHCIKNHKTHSAFAAYELQAKYRWAVSGTPLINSPDEIYSYLKFIRCSATNDFDDYHREYRASQNAESNYARLMDEVMYRRTQGDFFLGQPILDLPAPHPSHQYLTLSAEEMVIFRMMERCFRQKLNLDMKVGITDIQVQCYLVMLLRLRQVATHPFLLEGMMAEHFSMEDLLITKKKLKALKGRATIYSQIGPWTQRHQILSPRTREVIEEDEKRRQDQLRDHRSQNLESRYSRNHGSYNQGATQENENRDTTRTSDDVMVVCDDTDEVNSQDEVDEDEDGMVPHNYRATGDEHHVNNNDRPLAVDHDEPPISENEEPPLQPFGQSEFGLSFDMTKQLEYLERLKELEAAVCFHCKSEPPLDPLKAHCGCIFCNRCLMARFGQKKCPRCRKTIGVPKPFNLDGNEADEDLESDAGTNVKDKDYIQGNDYAKFQPFEDEGKNKKSNKFLRISDKQPDLPVTSSAKMTALKETVLRWQAEAPDDKIIIFSQFTVVMKVIGRMLESEGICFAYLSGKQNTDQRNKAVDEFQNGDKVKILIASLRAGGQCLNLTRGNRVILMELWWNHAVEQQAFARVYRIGQIKETHFVRFIVNTPIEQRMLQMQVSKILSIDAALQDDKARKPKITLVDIASLLGRVVTNSDGLMHVVSDYDDEDEDDEDDLRSDAEEEEEDLEDLVVPDGVIEYEDDEEDD
- a CDS encoding Putative glutamine amidotransferase domain containing protein ChyE produces the protein MGSQPPRIRLAILEADTPQPQTNAEYGGYGGVFTALLRTAARADDPPAPLDSIVDLSVYHAVGDDAVYPDLDSVDAILISGSKHNSFDNDPWILKLVDFTKRCIDSGRVRVIGVCFGHQIVGRALGVEVKRSDLGWEVAVVDVKLTPKGKEIFQLDKMRIHQMHRDVVTANPPGAESLAYTELCPVQGFYSPKKFITVQGHPEFTGPIVSEILNVRHKAGIFDDETFTDAINRANIEHDGVNIARGFLRFLRE
- a CDS encoding Putative DDH domain, DHHA2 domain, DHHA2 domain superfamily, DHH phosphoesterase superfamily, giving the protein MPPRVSLGAFLANARSALTAPAAQRASPLTLVMGNESADLDSLCSAVVYAYLRTHAPPHTLHIPISNLPRDDLKLRPEMTAALAHARLRPSDLLTLDELPADLAAEDTRWVLVDHNALTGDLATKYAGSVVGCVDHHAEEDKVPQDTGDEPRVVEKCGSCSSLVVEYCRPAWEEALARRPGDGGEDADTDADVDEHLARLSLAAILIDTTNLKSADKTTDRDVAAVSFLEGLTPAPPYARDSLFDEISAVKEDISLLGFRDVFRKDYKQWEDRRQVMGISAVVRNLEYLLLDKAGGDQGALLDAFRGWAGEKGLDIGVVMTTANTNGRFERDLLLWAFNEGAVESCKAFYEGYKEELGLETWGGGRLDEAAGGEWRMAWRQRNLSSSRKQVAPMLREAIKGCGTRL